In Daphnia magna isolate NIES linkage group LG6, ASM2063170v1.1, whole genome shotgun sequence, the following are encoded in one genomic region:
- the LOC116924686 gene encoding rho guanine nucleotide exchange factor 28 isoform X2, producing MAHYIEQEDYTSTEESGAEDSDEDIITDYLSPLDDNGNLDAAVSATRILSPGAASAATGATISSRFFDSDDTTDSPAVRISAEMEAAGAAAAAAVAAGCDGTTTRTSSDDPTISANNYATTAESIPIISVTQHSPAASKAFFILEDNLRQLHGIQESIQRMRQVSVQTLRLQSQVGRRLRYGVGASCNWSLSCPSLCSGSGQVSSSSALAGSGNGNNNEADWLAATLADWDSPTPPGIVPHLWGGDRGGAASHKAGMANGSKRRRSWASPWEVDEMGLASAGGTCGITYEGAAILEGGGGGSGRTRSISLSSGDTDNEQEGGHSSRARQAGIATSSTALSSSELKVLAGRHSTHSLNDMGFPLIPALPTKQRGMSKDGDSRDGDPTKWLSPRIMTLQKSISTPSILAVKDGSNLSTLTLSSVKNSMSSSSASAGSASGSIAAAMGSASVTAGTAAKEAQAILMTTTSAGPTSSTFPRISSYAGLESETDDDSELHLNHHHHHLSHDHVSSRYSLGSFVAEPGFENDDDANSSKRRKRGSIFFRKRKDKEKDKSKLKQPHQFVPVCHSNSQPCDVCSKSLTNKAALRCESCAITVHENSCRDQVNDCTRFKVPKSIPLGSKVSSLANLTGTGHAKLQSSHSSVGVGAPAAAAGPLTAFNSNSSSTSSSSLYYSASSSSSAATSAALSGSNHHVASGNNNNSGGGGGGGGGGGSTWSVASTLPSSSSSTAAASSTPASSSQTPCTPIASPLFGNSAVSKLSGLSQRSQWKRVAAKLGVNKCGAGADKDSNDPSNTLNEDQSSHPTNDGDGHDTIEGVFNASDIKDLDLDPELGILDEEAEAWVGTVDKKISKKLKEKEIKRQEHIYEFIITEKHHCLTLKVMQKIFAEGMRREMRFTSETVDRIFPCLEELIEYHLQFLRRLRQRQRQESIVSTIEDILRIQFSGVLGDQLRSLYGEFCSRHQEAVSMYKEMIKEDRKFAAFARQCTMNPLCKKKGIPECILFVTQRITKYPLLIDPLIKTSRDQPDECLKLQQVLGFVKDILIGVNAQVAEKERKLRLIEVYNKIDAKSATTYKNKKFKKSDLLSSNRRLMFEGVAYLNHARGKVQLVTVVVLSDVVFFLQESNQKFHFVTQDNKAGVISLQKLLVREKAGGQDTRSIYLISSNPDEPEMYELQCQNPREKRIWIDTIRAAVEQCPEDEEGNVSEGEEQRKIREAQDIKTRQLIATLREKDRQLASLLEEKMATFCELVELLANNEDSTSSWLLLGSDSAPPKYSHLVEQGFQSVQAKETLSQAMTELCRLMGLLLSSNVAANWNLSRSVSSVGERHSDTFSMPLLPKRAETFGGFDQNGKEKGCVKKKSATDLTAVEMGSEQQQQQQQQLASWSSHIPPVLQLNGEQQAVGLELVHNVSTLLCLLSSQATAFESLRSDFLAEIKASRSGTALSSAPFGSGPATLAKFQHKASHNQRLEELRNLQDRLSKEKAEWSRERAMQEEHLSEQRKQLLKLQEQVRIENTDIQQQRENLYQKLEALRGQGILLSPNMTIVSTAPMASAVSPTSAEETDVTSASSPPPPAAPANATSLLPSPTPSSVDLGRRKTISGGSNTAGMGSASSAGLHKRESCSNLPLPMNLISAKNEQKAVVALANTLPIKQQLPMKLAKLGAAMASAGHASGTAGSANNGSTSNHSPHANAASPSGASLVQQLLPLRLSESLEHKRAASKIPSTDPFKPKLSSSSFSPPASKSEDFVAGHSRTGSSPASIQMLSPRHHHYHHCTSTTTAPSGVATGSAGANMNPPKIPDKPASLLLQQAARGSPQLPPPPHGHHHQVQPPPKVHDPETNQEIVFL from the exons AGGATAACCTTCGGCAGTTGCATGGCATCCAGGAGAGCATCCAGCGGATGAGACAAGTCAGCGTGCAGACACTACGACTGCAG TCGCAGGTGGGTCGGAGACTTCGCTACGGAGTTGGCGCTAGCTGCAACTGGAGTTTGTCTTGCCCGTCGCTGTGCAGCGGAAGTGGCCAAGTTTCGTCTTCTTCTGCCTTGGCTGGCAGCGGAAATGGCAACAACAACGAGGCAGATTGGCTGGCGGCGACACTGGCCGACTGGGACTCGCCCACTCCGCCCGGAATCGTCCCTCATTTATGgg GAGGAGATAGAGGAGGCGCTGCGAGTCATAAGGCCGGGATGGCCAACGGATCGAAGCGACGTCGCAGTTGGGCTAGCCCGTGGGAAGTGGACGAGATGGGGTTGGCCTCAGCCGGAGGCACATGTGGCATCACTTATG AGGGGGCTGCAATTCTGGAAGGTGGCGGCGGTGGCAGCGGACGGACGAGGAGCATCAGTTTGAGTAGTGGCGACACGGATAACGAGCAAGAAGGGGGTCATTCGTCAAGAGCCCGGCAGGCCGGCATTGCCACATCGTCGACGGCCTTATCCTCGAGCGAACTCAAAGTCCTGGCCGGTCGCCACTCGACCCATTCCCTCAACGACATGGGATTCCCC TTGATTCCGGCATTGCCGACGAAACAGCGAGGCATGTCCAAGGATGGGGACAGCAGAGATGGCGATCCTACCAAATGGCTATCGCCTCGAATAATGACGCTCCAAAAATCCATCTCCACGCCGTCGATCCTGGCCGTCAAGGACGGCTCTAATCTCTCAACTTTGACCTTGTCCAGCGTCAAAAATTCAATGTCATCATCGTCGGCGAGCGCCGGATCTGCAAGTGGATCCATCGCGGCCGCCATGGGCAGCGCATCCGTCACGGCCGGCACGGCAGCCAAGGAGGCGCAGGCCATTCTCATGACGACCACATCAGCCGGACCAACTTC ttcCACGTTTCCCCGTATCTCGTCATACGCCGGTTTGGAGAGTGAAACCGATGACGATTCGGAATTGCATTTgaaccaccaccaccaccacctcaGTCACGATCACGTCTCGTCCCGTTATTCACTTGGCAGTTTCGTCGCCGA GCCGGGATTCGAGAATGACGACGACGCCAACTCATCAAAGCGACGGAAGCGCGGCAGCATCTTTTTCCGCAAACGCAAG gacaaggAAAAGGACAAGAGCAAATTGAAACAGCCGCACCAGTTTGTGCCCGTTTGCCATTCGAATTCGCAACCGTGCGACGTGTGTTCCAAATCGCTGACCAACAAGGCCGCCCTGCGTTGCGAAAGTTGCGCCATTACGGTGCACGAGAACTCGTGCCGCGATCAGGTCAACGATTGCACGCGCTTCAAAGTGCCCAAGAGCATCCCGCTGGGATCGAAAGTGTCCTCGCTGGCCAACCTGACGGGCACGGGCCACGCCAAACTGCAGTCGTCGCATTCCTCGGTCGGCGTAGGTgcaccagcagcagcagcgggaCCCTTGACGGCCTTCAATTCCAACTCGTCCAGcacgtcgtcgtcgtcgttgtaTTATTCGGCCTCTTCCTCCTCATCGGCGGCCACGTCCGCCGCCCTTTCCGGCAGCAATCACCACGTCGCCTCcggaaacaacaacaacagcggcggaggcggtggtggtggtggtggcggtgGCAGCACTTGGTCGGTTGCCTCCACCCTGCCGTCCTCGTCTTCCTCCACGGCCGCCGCGTCCAGCACGCCCGCCTCCTCCTCCCAGACGCCCTGCACGCCCATCGCCAGTCCTCTGTTTGGCAACAG CGCCGTTAGCAAGCTTAGCGGCTTGTCGCAACGGTCGCAATGGAAACGCGTCGCCGCTAAATTGGGCGTCAA CAAATGCGGCGCTGGCGCCGATAAGGATTCCAACGATCCATCCAATACTCTGAACGAGGATCAGTCCAGTCATCC AACCAACGATGGAGATGGACACGACACAATTGAAGGAG TTTTCAATGCGTCCGATATTAAAGATTTGGATCTGGACCCTGAGCTCGGCATCCTGGACGAAGAGGCCGAGGCTTGGGTCGGCACCGTCGACAAGAAAATATCCAAGAAATTAAAGGAGAAGGAAATCAAAAGACAGGAGCACATTTACGAGTTCATCATCACGGAAAAACATCACTGCCTCACACTCAAAGTCATGCAAAAG ATTTTCGCCGAAGGGATGCGCCGAGAAATGCGGTTCACCTCGGAAACGGTGGACAGGATCTTCCCCTGCCTGGAGGAGTTGATTGAATATCACCTGCAGTTCTTGCGGCGGTTGCGGCAGCGCCAGCGCCAAGAGTCGATCGTGTCCACCATCGAAGACATTCTGCGCATTCAGTTCTCGGGCGTGCTGGGCGACCAGCTGCGCTCGCTCTACGGCGAGTTCTGCAGCCGCCATCAGGAGGCCGTTTCCATGTACAAAGAAATGATCAAGGAGGATCGCAAATTCGCCGCTTTCGCCCGCCAGTGCACCATGAACCCGCTGTGCAAGAAGAAAGGCATCCCCGAGTGCATCCTCTTTGTGACGCAGCGCATCACCAAATACCCGCTCTTAATCGATCCGCTCATCAAAACGTCGAGAGACCAGCCGGACGAGTGTCTCAAACTGCAGCAGGTCCTCGGATTCGTCAAG GATATTCTCATCGGAGTCAATGCCCAAGTGGCGGAAAAGGAGCGGAAGCTGCGGCTGATTGAGGTGTACAACAAGATCGACGCCAAATCGGCCACCACTTATAAGaataagaaattcaaaaaatcgGATCTCTTGTCCAGCAACAGACGTCTAAT GTTCGAAGGTGTGGCTTATCTGAATCACGCCAGAGGAAAAGTTCAGCTGGTGACGGTTGTTGTTCTGTCCGACGTCGTCTTCTTCTTGCAAGAATCCAACCAAAAGTTCCATTTCGTCACTCAAGACAACAAA GCAGGAGTCATTTCGTTGCAAAAACTTTTGGTCCGCGAGAAGGCGGGCGGGCAAGACACTCGCAGCATCTACCTGATCAGTTCCAACCCAGACGAGCCGGAGATGTACGAACTGCAGTGCCAGAATCCCCGCGAAAAGCGCATCTGGATCGATACCATCCG AGCTGCCGTGGAACAGTGCCCCGAAGATGAGGAAGGAAACGTCAGCGAAGGGGAGGAACAGCGCAAGATACGCGAAGCTCAAGACATCAAAACTCGCCAGCTGATTGCAACGCTGAGAGAAAAGGATCGCCAATTGGCCAGTTTGCTCGAAGAGAAGATGGCCACCTTCTGCGAGCTGGTCGAACTGCTGGCCAACAACGAGGACAGCACCAGCTCTTGGCTGTTGCTCGGATCGGACAGCGCCCCGCCCAAGTACAGCCACCTCGTGGAGCAGGGATTTCAATCGGTTCAGGCCAAGGAGACCCTGTCGCAAGCCATGACGGAGCTGTGCCGTCTGATGGGTTTGCTGCTGTCCAGCAACGTGGCCGCCAACTGGAACTTGTCGCGCAGCGTCAGCTCGGTCGGCGAGCGGCACAGCGATACGTTTTCGATGCCTTTGCTTCCGAAGCGAGCCGAGACGTTTGGCGGATTCGATCAGAACGGCAAAGAAAAGGGATGCGTCAAAAAGAAGTCGGCCACTGATTTGACGGCCGTAGAGATGGGCAGtgaacagcagcagcagcagcagcagcaattgGCGTCGTGGTCTTCGCACATTCCGCCCGTTCTTCAGTTGAATGGAGAACAACAGGCCGTGGGACTGGAATTAGTGCACAATGTCAGCACGTTGTTGTGTCTCCTGTCCAGTCAGGCGACGGCCTTCGAGTCGCTGCGTTCCGATTTCTTGGCCGAAATTAAGGCCAGTCGCAGCGGCACGGCGTTATCTTCCGCCCCCTTCGGTTCCGGGCCTGCCACCCTGGCCAAATTCCAGCACAAGGCCAGTCACAATCAACGGCTGGAAGAGTTGCGGAACCTCCAG GATCGGCTGTCCAAGGAGAAGGCGGAATGGTCTCGTGAACGAGCTATGCAAGAGGAGCACCTCAGTGAGCAGCGCAAACAGTTGCTGAAGCTGCAGGAGCAGGTCAGGATCGAAAACACGGACATCCAGCAGCAGAGGGAGAACCTCTATCAGAAGCTGGAAGCTCTGCGCGGCCAGGGCATTTTGCTCAGCCCCAACATGACGATCGTTTCGACAGCCCCGATGGCGTCGGCCGTCAGTCCAACATCGGCAGAAGAGACGGATGTGACGAGCGCCTCTTCCCCACCGCCCCCTGCCGCACCTGCCAACGCCACGTCGCTCCTTCCTTCGCCGACGCCCTCCTCCGTCGATTTGGGCAGACGGAAGACGA TTTCAGGGGGATCAAACACAGCCGGAATGGGTTCGGCTAGCAGCGCTGGACTCCACAAACGAGAAAGTTGCAGCAATTTGCCTTTGCCCATGAATTTGATCAGTGCCAAAAACGAGCAAAAGGCGGTCGTGGCGCTGGCCAACACGTTGCCCATCAAACAACAACTGCCGATGAAATTGGCCAAACTAGGAGCCGCCATGGCATCGGCTGGCCATGCAAGTGGGACGGCCGGTAGCGCCAACAATGGCAGCACGTCCAACCACAGCCCGCACGCGAACGCGGCATCACCTAGTGGCGCAAGTCTGGTCCAGCAGCTGTTGCCTCTACGTCTGTCTGAAAGTTTGGAGCACAAACGGGCCGCATCCAAAATTCCGTCAACCGATCCTTTCAAACCGAAACTCAGTTCGAGCAGCTTCAGCCCACCGGCCAGCAAAAGCGAAGACTTTGTGGCCGGACACAGTCGCACCGGCAGCAGTCCGGCCTCGATCCAAATGCTGAGCCCCAGACACCACCACTACCATCACTGCACGTCGACTACTACTGCCCCTAGCGGCGTTGCCACTGGAAGCGCAGGAGCAAATATGAATCCACCTAAAATACCCGACAAACCCGCGTCCCTTTTACTGCAGCAAGCGGCGCGAGGATCGCCTCAGTTACCTCCCCCCCCGCACGGCCATCACCACCAAGTGCAACCTCCTCCCAAAGTCCACGATCCCGAAACGAATCAAGAAATCGTTTTCCTCTaa
- the LOC116924686 gene encoding rho guanine nucleotide exchange factor 28 isoform X5 codes for MAHYIEQEDYTSTEESGAEDSDEDIITDYLSPLDDNGNLDAAVSATRILSPGAASAATGATISSRFFDSDDTTDSPAVRISAEMEAAGAAAAAAVAAGCDGTTTRTSSDDPTISANNYATTAESIPIISVTQHSPAASKAFFILEDNLRQLHGIQESIQRMRQVSVQTLRLQSQVGRRLRYGVGASCNWSLSCPSLCSGSGQVSSSSALAGSGNGNNNEADWLAATLADWDSPTPPGIVPHLWGGDRGGAASHKAGMANGSKRRRSWASPWEVDEMGLASAGGTCGITYEEGAAILEGGGGGSGRTRSISLSSGDTDNEQEGGHSSRARQAGIATSSTALSSSELKVLAGRHSTHSLNDMGFPLIPALPTKQRGMSKDGDSRDGDPTKWLSPRIMTLQKSISTPSILAVKDGSNLSTLTLSSVKNSMSSSSASAGSASGSIAAAMGSASVTAGTAAKEAQAILMTTTSAGPTSPGFENDDDANSSKRRKRGSIFFRKRKDKEKDKSKLKQPHQFVPVCHSNSQPCDVCSKSLTNKAALRCESCAITVHENSCRDQVNDCTRFKVPKSIPLGSKVSSLANLTGTGHAKLQSSHSSVGVGAPAAAAGPLTAFNSNSSSTSSSSLYYSASSSSSAATSAALSGSNHHVASGNNNNSGGGGGGGGGGGSTWSVASTLPSSSSSTAAASSTPASSSQTPCTPIASPLFGNSAVSKLSGLSQRSQWKRVAAKLGVNKCGAGADKDSNDPSNTLNEDQSSHPTNDGDGHDTIEGVFNASDIKDLDLDPELGILDEEAEAWVGTVDKKISKKLKEKEIKRQEHIYEFIITEKHHCLTLKVMQKIFAEGMRREMRFTSETVDRIFPCLEELIEYHLQFLRRLRQRQRQESIVSTIEDILRIQFSGVLGDQLRSLYGEFCSRHQEAVSMYKEMIKEDRKFAAFARQCTMNPLCKKKGIPECILFVTQRITKYPLLIDPLIKTSRDQPDECLKLQQVLGFVKDILIGVNAQVAEKERKLRLIEVYNKIDAKSATTYKNKKFKKSDLLSSNRRLMFEGVAYLNHARGKVQLVTVVVLSDVVFFLQESNQKFHFVTQDNKAGVISLQKLLVREKAGGQDTRSIYLISSNPDEPEMYELQCQNPREKRIWIDTIRAAVEQCPEDEEGNVSEGEEQRKIREAQDIKTRQLIATLREKDRQLASLLEEKMATFCELVELLANNEDSTSSWLLLGSDSAPPKYSHLVEQGFQSVQAKETLSQAMTELCRLMGLLLSSNVAANWNLSRSVSSVGERHSDTFSMPLLPKRAETFGGFDQNGKEKGCVKKKSATDLTAVEMGSEQQQQQQQQLASWSSHIPPVLQLNGEQQAVGLELVHNVSTLLCLLSSQATAFESLRSDFLAEIKASRSGTALSSAPFGSGPATLAKFQHKASHNQRLEELRNLQDRLSKEKAEWSRERAMQEEHLSEQRKQLLKLQEQVRIENTDIQQQRENLYQKLEALRGQGILLSPNMTIVSTAPMASAVSPTSAEETDVTSASSPPPPAAPANATSLLPSPTPSSVDLGRRKTISGGSNTAGMGSASSAGLHKRESCSNLPLPMNLISAKNEQKAVVALANTLPIKQQLPMKLAKLGAAMASAGHASGTAGSANNGSTSNHSPHANAASPSGASLVQQLLPLRLSESLEHKRAASKIPSTDPFKPKLSSSSFSPPASKSEDFVAGHSRTGSSPASIQMLSPRHHHYHHCTSTTTAPSGVATGSAGANMNPPKIPDKPASLLLQQAARGSPQLPPPPHGHHHQVQPPPKVHDPETNQEIVFL; via the exons AGGATAACCTTCGGCAGTTGCATGGCATCCAGGAGAGCATCCAGCGGATGAGACAAGTCAGCGTGCAGACACTACGACTGCAG TCGCAGGTGGGTCGGAGACTTCGCTACGGAGTTGGCGCTAGCTGCAACTGGAGTTTGTCTTGCCCGTCGCTGTGCAGCGGAAGTGGCCAAGTTTCGTCTTCTTCTGCCTTGGCTGGCAGCGGAAATGGCAACAACAACGAGGCAGATTGGCTGGCGGCGACACTGGCCGACTGGGACTCGCCCACTCCGCCCGGAATCGTCCCTCATTTATGgg GAGGAGATAGAGGAGGCGCTGCGAGTCATAAGGCCGGGATGGCCAACGGATCGAAGCGACGTCGCAGTTGGGCTAGCCCGTGGGAAGTGGACGAGATGGGGTTGGCCTCAGCCGGAGGCACATGTGGCATCACTTATG AAGAGGGGGCTGCAATTCTGGAAGGTGGCGGCGGTGGCAGCGGACGGACGAGGAGCATCAGTTTGAGTAGTGGCGACACGGATAACGAGCAAGAAGGGGGTCATTCGTCAAGAGCCCGGCAGGCCGGCATTGCCACATCGTCGACGGCCTTATCCTCGAGCGAACTCAAAGTCCTGGCCGGTCGCCACTCGACCCATTCCCTCAACGACATGGGATTCCCC TTGATTCCGGCATTGCCGACGAAACAGCGAGGCATGTCCAAGGATGGGGACAGCAGAGATGGCGATCCTACCAAATGGCTATCGCCTCGAATAATGACGCTCCAAAAATCCATCTCCACGCCGTCGATCCTGGCCGTCAAGGACGGCTCTAATCTCTCAACTTTGACCTTGTCCAGCGTCAAAAATTCAATGTCATCATCGTCGGCGAGCGCCGGATCTGCAAGTGGATCCATCGCGGCCGCCATGGGCAGCGCATCCGTCACGGCCGGCACGGCAGCCAAGGAGGCGCAGGCCATTCTCATGACGACCACATCAGCCGGACCAACTTC GCCGGGATTCGAGAATGACGACGACGCCAACTCATCAAAGCGACGGAAGCGCGGCAGCATCTTTTTCCGCAAACGCAAG gacaaggAAAAGGACAAGAGCAAATTGAAACAGCCGCACCAGTTTGTGCCCGTTTGCCATTCGAATTCGCAACCGTGCGACGTGTGTTCCAAATCGCTGACCAACAAGGCCGCCCTGCGTTGCGAAAGTTGCGCCATTACGGTGCACGAGAACTCGTGCCGCGATCAGGTCAACGATTGCACGCGCTTCAAAGTGCCCAAGAGCATCCCGCTGGGATCGAAAGTGTCCTCGCTGGCCAACCTGACGGGCACGGGCCACGCCAAACTGCAGTCGTCGCATTCCTCGGTCGGCGTAGGTgcaccagcagcagcagcgggaCCCTTGACGGCCTTCAATTCCAACTCGTCCAGcacgtcgtcgtcgtcgttgtaTTATTCGGCCTCTTCCTCCTCATCGGCGGCCACGTCCGCCGCCCTTTCCGGCAGCAATCACCACGTCGCCTCcggaaacaacaacaacagcggcggaggcggtggtggtggtggtggcggtgGCAGCACTTGGTCGGTTGCCTCCACCCTGCCGTCCTCGTCTTCCTCCACGGCCGCCGCGTCCAGCACGCCCGCCTCCTCCTCCCAGACGCCCTGCACGCCCATCGCCAGTCCTCTGTTTGGCAACAG CGCCGTTAGCAAGCTTAGCGGCTTGTCGCAACGGTCGCAATGGAAACGCGTCGCCGCTAAATTGGGCGTCAA CAAATGCGGCGCTGGCGCCGATAAGGATTCCAACGATCCATCCAATACTCTGAACGAGGATCAGTCCAGTCATCC AACCAACGATGGAGATGGACACGACACAATTGAAGGAG TTTTCAATGCGTCCGATATTAAAGATTTGGATCTGGACCCTGAGCTCGGCATCCTGGACGAAGAGGCCGAGGCTTGGGTCGGCACCGTCGACAAGAAAATATCCAAGAAATTAAAGGAGAAGGAAATCAAAAGACAGGAGCACATTTACGAGTTCATCATCACGGAAAAACATCACTGCCTCACACTCAAAGTCATGCAAAAG ATTTTCGCCGAAGGGATGCGCCGAGAAATGCGGTTCACCTCGGAAACGGTGGACAGGATCTTCCCCTGCCTGGAGGAGTTGATTGAATATCACCTGCAGTTCTTGCGGCGGTTGCGGCAGCGCCAGCGCCAAGAGTCGATCGTGTCCACCATCGAAGACATTCTGCGCATTCAGTTCTCGGGCGTGCTGGGCGACCAGCTGCGCTCGCTCTACGGCGAGTTCTGCAGCCGCCATCAGGAGGCCGTTTCCATGTACAAAGAAATGATCAAGGAGGATCGCAAATTCGCCGCTTTCGCCCGCCAGTGCACCATGAACCCGCTGTGCAAGAAGAAAGGCATCCCCGAGTGCATCCTCTTTGTGACGCAGCGCATCACCAAATACCCGCTCTTAATCGATCCGCTCATCAAAACGTCGAGAGACCAGCCGGACGAGTGTCTCAAACTGCAGCAGGTCCTCGGATTCGTCAAG GATATTCTCATCGGAGTCAATGCCCAAGTGGCGGAAAAGGAGCGGAAGCTGCGGCTGATTGAGGTGTACAACAAGATCGACGCCAAATCGGCCACCACTTATAAGaataagaaattcaaaaaatcgGATCTCTTGTCCAGCAACAGACGTCTAAT GTTCGAAGGTGTGGCTTATCTGAATCACGCCAGAGGAAAAGTTCAGCTGGTGACGGTTGTTGTTCTGTCCGACGTCGTCTTCTTCTTGCAAGAATCCAACCAAAAGTTCCATTTCGTCACTCAAGACAACAAA GCAGGAGTCATTTCGTTGCAAAAACTTTTGGTCCGCGAGAAGGCGGGCGGGCAAGACACTCGCAGCATCTACCTGATCAGTTCCAACCCAGACGAGCCGGAGATGTACGAACTGCAGTGCCAGAATCCCCGCGAAAAGCGCATCTGGATCGATACCATCCG AGCTGCCGTGGAACAGTGCCCCGAAGATGAGGAAGGAAACGTCAGCGAAGGGGAGGAACAGCGCAAGATACGCGAAGCTCAAGACATCAAAACTCGCCAGCTGATTGCAACGCTGAGAGAAAAGGATCGCCAATTGGCCAGTTTGCTCGAAGAGAAGATGGCCACCTTCTGCGAGCTGGTCGAACTGCTGGCCAACAACGAGGACAGCACCAGCTCTTGGCTGTTGCTCGGATCGGACAGCGCCCCGCCCAAGTACAGCCACCTCGTGGAGCAGGGATTTCAATCGGTTCAGGCCAAGGAGACCCTGTCGCAAGCCATGACGGAGCTGTGCCGTCTGATGGGTTTGCTGCTGTCCAGCAACGTGGCCGCCAACTGGAACTTGTCGCGCAGCGTCAGCTCGGTCGGCGAGCGGCACAGCGATACGTTTTCGATGCCTTTGCTTCCGAAGCGAGCCGAGACGTTTGGCGGATTCGATCAGAACGGCAAAGAAAAGGGATGCGTCAAAAAGAAGTCGGCCACTGATTTGACGGCCGTAGAGATGGGCAGtgaacagcagcagcagcagcagcagcaattgGCGTCGTGGTCTTCGCACATTCCGCCCGTTCTTCAGTTGAATGGAGAACAACAGGCCGTGGGACTGGAATTAGTGCACAATGTCAGCACGTTGTTGTGTCTCCTGTCCAGTCAGGCGACGGCCTTCGAGTCGCTGCGTTCCGATTTCTTGGCCGAAATTAAGGCCAGTCGCAGCGGCACGGCGTTATCTTCCGCCCCCTTCGGTTCCGGGCCTGCCACCCTGGCCAAATTCCAGCACAAGGCCAGTCACAATCAACGGCTGGAAGAGTTGCGGAACCTCCAG GATCGGCTGTCCAAGGAGAAGGCGGAATGGTCTCGTGAACGAGCTATGCAAGAGGAGCACCTCAGTGAGCAGCGCAAACAGTTGCTGAAGCTGCAGGAGCAGGTCAGGATCGAAAACACGGACATCCAGCAGCAGAGGGAGAACCTCTATCAGAAGCTGGAAGCTCTGCGCGGCCAGGGCATTTTGCTCAGCCCCAACATGACGATCGTTTCGACAGCCCCGATGGCGTCGGCCGTCAGTCCAACATCGGCAGAAGAGACGGATGTGACGAGCGCCTCTTCCCCACCGCCCCCTGCCGCACCTGCCAACGCCACGTCGCTCCTTCCTTCGCCGACGCCCTCCTCCGTCGATTTGGGCAGACGGAAGACGA TTTCAGGGGGATCAAACACAGCCGGAATGGGTTCGGCTAGCAGCGCTGGACTCCACAAACGAGAAAGTTGCAGCAATTTGCCTTTGCCCATGAATTTGATCAGTGCCAAAAACGAGCAAAAGGCGGTCGTGGCGCTGGCCAACACGTTGCCCATCAAACAACAACTGCCGATGAAATTGGCCAAACTAGGAGCCGCCATGGCATCGGCTGGCCATGCAAGTGGGACGGCCGGTAGCGCCAACAATGGCAGCACGTCCAACCACAGCCCGCACGCGAACGCGGCATCACCTAGTGGCGCAAGTCTGGTCCAGCAGCTGTTGCCTCTACGTCTGTCTGAAAGTTTGGAGCACAAACGGGCCGCATCCAAAATTCCGTCAACCGATCCTTTCAAACCGAAACTCAGTTCGAGCAGCTTCAGCCCACCGGCCAGCAAAAGCGAAGACTTTGTGGCCGGACACAGTCGCACCGGCAGCAGTCCGGCCTCGATCCAAATGCTGAGCCCCAGACACCACCACTACCATCACTGCACGTCGACTACTACTGCCCCTAGCGGCGTTGCCACTGGAAGCGCAGGAGCAAATATGAATCCACCTAAAATACCCGACAAACCCGCGTCCCTTTTACTGCAGCAAGCGGCGCGAGGATCGCCTCAGTTACCTCCCCCCCCGCACGGCCATCACCACCAAGTGCAACCTCCTCCCAAAGTCCACGATCCCGAAACGAATCAAGAAATCGTTTTCCTCTaa